One Methanobacteriaceae archaeon DNA window includes the following coding sequences:
- a CDS encoding endonuclease III has product MIIKKPEKAAQRKTFKDHYKRKSLVKVEERIDLIIDHLQQLYDLRVFEDGDPYRVLIRTILSQRTRDDNTDRATSQLFSKYHTLEDIANADPLLLEPLIRPAGFYHVKAKRIVDVSRKIRDEFKGKVPDNMKELLELPGVGRKTANCVLVYGFQIPAIPVDVHVHRISNRLGLVDTKTPEETEKELTKLIPKDYWIELNDLMVQFGQTICRPQSPRHEECPLKQLCDFYLNLE; this is encoded by the coding sequence ATGATTATCAAAAAACCTGAAAAAGCAGCCCAAAGAAAAACTTTTAAGGATCATTATAAGAGAAAATCACTAGTCAAAGTGGAAGAACGTATCGACCTGATTATAGACCACTTGCAACAGTTATATGACTTGAGAGTCTTTGAAGATGGTGATCCCTACCGAGTGCTTATTAGAACCATTCTCTCCCAGCGAACTCGGGATGATAACACGGACCGTGCAACCAGTCAGCTTTTTTCCAAATATCATACCCTAGAAGACATCGCCAATGCGGATCCTCTCCTATTAGAACCTTTAATTCGTCCTGCTGGTTTTTATCATGTTAAAGCCAAACGCATTGTAGATGTATCACGTAAAATCCGGGATGAATTCAAAGGAAAAGTCCCAGATAATATGAAAGAACTGCTTGAACTTCCAGGTGTGGGACGCAAGACAGCTAACTGTGTTCTGGTTTATGGATTTCAAATACCAGCCATTCCCGTGGATGTTCATGTGCACCGTATCAGTAATCGACTGGGCCTGGTTGATACTAAAACTCCTGAAGAAACCGAGAAAGAACTCACAAAACTTATTCCAAAGGATTACTGGATTGAACTGAATGATTTAATGGTGCAGTTTGGACAGACAATCTGCCGACCTCAATCCCCTCGTCATGAAGAATGTCCACTTAAGCAACTGTGCGATTTCTACTTAAACTTGGAATAA
- a CDS encoding GTP-binding protein, giving the protein MKNNKETKIVVMGAHNSGKTTTLEQICHNRAKVEYNGTTTALDYGSTMIGGEKVHFFGTPGQERFKFMRRILSEGLDGAILVVDNSNGITPTDQEILERLEQYKIPYVVFANKQDLNSGRLEINSDAPIIPTIAHEGEGIHHGLELLMEMVKLGR; this is encoded by the coding sequence ATGAAAAATAACAAGGAAACAAAAATCGTGGTAATGGGCGCTCATAACTCAGGGAAGACCACCACTCTGGAGCAGATATGTCATAACCGGGCTAAAGTAGAATATAACGGCACCACAACTGCCCTGGATTATGGGAGCACCATGATCGGAGGGGAAAAGGTCCATTTCTTTGGCACCCCTGGTCAGGAACGCTTCAAGTTCATGCGCAGGATTCTGTCTGAAGGTTTGGATGGTGCCATACTGGTGGTTGATAACAGTAACGGAATCACACCCACTGATCAAGAAATTTTAGAACGCCTGGAACAATATAAGATCCCTTATGTGGTTTTTGCCAATAAACAGGATTTGAACTCCGGTAGATTAGAAATAAATTCTGATGCACCTATAATTCCCACCATAGCCCATGAAGGGGAAGGAATACACCATGGTCTGGAATTACTAATGGAAATGGTCAAGCTGGGGCGATGA